In the Arachis ipaensis cultivar K30076 chromosome B10, Araip1.1, whole genome shotgun sequence genome, one interval contains:
- the LOC107620295 gene encoding uncharacterized protein DDB_G0271670 — MDSGNSTAGSMQSSSSGAPADEDSYDSHSHSHSRAQQQPHHHHIPNQLSTTTTTLHHTHAPIFDPLLSSSSSTTSTTFLDPSSSSIQRSNPTIVNNLDMPWYITPRSGLDQPDLSTVMPQFAVPPPPPPPQLPPLLQQQQQEEARSNANSNSTVVRNPKKRSRASRRAPTTVLTTDTTNFRAMVQEFTGIPAQPFTSSSSSPFPRTRLDLFVGGGSSSSAAAAAASGAGPPYLLRPFAQKVPLPSSFPQTNYNSSPSSSLSFPPSSSMVMNNILFVPNSNNPINNSYQQLSSSSSSPLGLLKQHQHLNNVNLNNMQNNNNNPASILSFQSILQAQQIRYPSPSPSPSTSPLVASKDQETCLEIPHHHNQSNNSGTVDSHLRMGVLEEQLGFTHAHVSTTTNISNGGVLEKGRTEGMVESWINCSSD; from the coding sequence ATGGATTCGGGCAACAGTACCGCTGGGAGCATGCAGTCCTCAAGTAGTGGTGCTCCTGCTGATGAAGATTCGTACgactcacactcacactcacactcacgcGCCCAACAACAACCCCATCATCATCATATTCCAAATCAGttatcaacaacaaccaccacccTTCACCACACCCACGCCCCTATCTTTGATCCTttgttatcatcatcatcatcaacaacttCAACAACCTTCTTGGATCCATCATCATCTTCAATTCAAAGATCAAATCCAACAATAGTAAACAACCTCGACATGCCGTGGTACATCACACCGAGATCCGGACTCGACCAACCGGATCTTTCCACCGTCATGCCGCAATTCGCTGTTCCACCACCACCGCCGCCGCCGCAGCTACCACCGTTgctgcagcaacaacaacaagaagaagcgcGCAGCAACGCAAACAGTAACAGCACGGTGGTTCGGAACCCGAAGAAGAGGTCAAGGGCTTCACGGCGAGCACCAACGACGGTTTTAACAACGGACACCACGAATTTCCGAGCTATGGTTCAAGAATTCACTGGTATTCCAGCACAGCCcttcacttcttcttcttcttctccttttccaAGAACAAGGTTGGATCTCTTTGTTGGTGgcggttcttcttcttctgctgctgctgctgctgcttctgGTGCTGGTCCTCCTTATCTTCTTCGTCCATTTGCGCAGAAAGTTCCTCTACCGTCGTCGTTTCCTCAAACCAATTATAATTCTTCACCTTCTTCTTCGTTATCTTTTCCACCTTCTTCTTCCATGGTGATGAACAACATATTATTTGTTCCTAATTCTAACAATCCAATTAATAACAGCTACCAacaactttcttcttcttcttcttcgccccTTGGGCTTTTGAAACAGCATCAGCATCTTAATAATGTGAACTTGAACAACAtgcaaaacaacaacaacaaccctgCATCGATTCTGAGCTTTCAATCGATTCTTCAAGCACAACAAATTAGGtacccttctccttctccttctccttcaacTTCTCCCCTTGTTGCATCGAAGGATCAAGAAACCTGCTTGGagattcctcatcatcataatcaGAGTAATAATAGTGGCACTGTTGACTCACATCTCAGAATGGGTGTGTTGGAGGAACAACTAGGATTCACTCATGCGCATGTTAGCACCACCACGAACATCAGCAATGGAGGAGTGTTAGAGAAGGGAAGAACCGAAGGTATGGTGGAGTCATGGATCAATTGTTCTTCTGATTAA